Below is a window of Allomuricauda ruestringensis DSM 13258 DNA.
AGTTGATGGTCAACCTGTGACCATAGTTTACGAATTCTCAAAAAAATAATTCCATGAAAAATATAGTTTTAAAAGGGGCAACTGCTTTTTTGGCGTTGACCATGATTATTGGTTGTGATGCCATCAAAAATGCGAACAATACCCAAAAAGGTGCCGCAATTGGCGCTGGTGGTGGTGCCGTTATCGGTGGCGTTATCGGTAATAACGTAGGAGAGGGCAATACTGCTCTGGGCGCTATTATTGGCGCTGTAGTTGGTGGTGCCGCCGGTGGCTACATTGGAAACCGTATGGACAGACAAGCCGAACGGATTGAACAGGAAATTCCAGGTGCAGAAGTAAACAGGGTCGGCGAAGGTATCAATGTTACCTTTAGTGGCGAAAATGGTGTTTATTTTGACACCAATAAATCTGACGTTAAAGGAGCTTCTGCCACCACATTGGATAAATTGGCCGGAATTTTTATGGAATACCCTAAAACCAATATTTTGGTGGAAGGACATACCGATAGCGATGGTGCAGCCGATTACAATATGGGCCTTTCCCAACGTAGGGCACAGGCAGTAACCGGTTATCTGGTAGCCAAAGGCATTTCCAGCGGACGATTTACTACCAAATGGTATGGCGAAGAACAACCTGTTGAAAGTAACGATACGGCGTCAGGTAAAGCAGCCAATAGACGTGTAGAGCTTGCCATTATTGCCTCTGACGAATTAAAAGAGGAAGCTCGCGAGCAGACTGAAAATTAATTTTTCAATATTCAAAATTAACAAAGGCCCGGTTTTTACTGGGTCTTTTTTTGTTTATGTTAAATAAACCATTAAAAGATAGTTAACCATGTCGGAGTTTGTAAGAATTTATTTAACTTAAAGGGTGTCAAACCGTTAATGTTAAAAATCCTTGTGAGCCATGGAACATATCACCCAAAATAGTATTAAACAGAACCAAGAGCTACTGATGCGGGTGGAACGAAACCAAAGAATGGTGCAACGCCTGTCCGAAAAATTGAATTCGTACATCTATGAACCCAAATGTCCTCGGCGGTTCGAAAAATTTTACGAACTGAACAGAAGCATCCAAAGTTTTACAAGGCACCAAAAACAGGTGATGTCCAAAATTAAGAGCCGTAGGATAGATTTGACAGATGCAAAAATCAACGAAATTGAGGATCATTTAAATCGCTTTAAAAAATTGGAAAGCGAGTTTGCATCCTACATATTCGATTTAAATAAACCGCTCTAATCCGTTCAAGCGGGAAAATCAGCTAAAATTTAACTTCGCAGTCACATACTCCAGTAAACATACGTAATATTGCAGGGCGGTTAAACTGTCCTTAAAAATGGCAAAATCCTCTAACTCTGCTCTCGTCATCCTGGCTTTTTTTGCCATTTATGTGATTTGGGGCTCTACCTATTTGTTGAACAAAATAGCTGTATTGGAACTGGAACCCTTTATGCTGGCCAGTTTTAGGTTTACCTTGGCAGGACTCTGTATTTTTCTTCTGGCCAAAATCATGGGAACCTCCCTGCGAATCACCAAAAAACAACTTTTGAATACACTAATTGCAGGAGTGCTTTTCTTGAGTATTGGCAATGGTTTGGTAGTTTGGGCCCTGCGTTATGTGGATACGGGCTTCGCAGCTCTGGAAATTTCTTCCCAGCCTCTTATTATTCTTTTGTTGATGCGCATACTGCAAGGCAAAAAAATTCAACCCATGTCCGTTGTTGGTGTTGTTTTAGGGATAATAGGAATCTATTTATTGGTAAGCCAAAAACAGATAATTGCCCAAGAAGAGTCTATAGTGGGTATGATCATGATCTTTTTTTGCATGTTCTGTTGGGCCTACGCCAGTCTTTTTGTGGCCAAGGCAGATTTGCCCACCAATTATTTTGTGAACACGGGCTACCAAATGCTCTTTGCCGGTATTGTTTTAAGTTTGATGAGCCTTGGTTTCGGGGAAGAATGGATTTCGCCCTTGGCATGGAGCGGTGAGGTACAGTTAGCCATGGTATTGCTTATCTTTTTGGGAAGTATTGTGGCCTTTACCTCGTTCAATTACCTGCTCAAGGCCGTTTCTCCAGAGAAAGTGGCAACCTCTACCTATGTTAATCCGATTGTTGCCCTTTTGTTGGGCTGGTATTTTTTGGATGAACAGATTACACTGCAATCCATAATAGCAGCGGCCATTCTTTTAACAGGAGTATATTTTATCAATACCAAAAAGACATTGGCCATTTTTGAACGTTTCAAACGTTAACACACCGTTATTTGTCTCGGAATTGGCTTGACTATTTTGTACTTTGTAAGAAGTTAATAATCAAAACAATGAAGTCTATTGTAAAAGTTGGAGCTTTCCTATTGTTATTGACCACGTTTGCATGTGCGTCGAGCAAAAGCCATGCAACGCCCGAAGAATTGGCAGCTTTGGATAAGATGCTTTCCAACAAGCAGTTTAAAATAGAAGCCAAATGGGCACAACCCATGGCCAGCCAAGGATTGAACAGTATCGCCAATGCCGGATTGTTGCCGCCTGGTAGTACGGCCAGCCGCATAGATGTTTCGGGCTCAAGCGGATATTTGCGCATGGTGGGCGATAGTGTAAAGGCAAACCTTCCCTTTTTTGGAGAACGCCAAATGGGAGGGTATTATGATCAAGACAAAGCGGGAATAAAGTTCGAGGGAATTCCAAAGAACCTTTCTTTCTCTTCCAATAAAAAAGATACCGGAAAAACCATACGGTTTACTATTAGCCAAGAATCTGAGAATTTTCAGGTAATTGCACAGCTCTATCCCAATGGAAAGGCTAGACTTGCCGTTTCCAGTTCCCACCGAACCAATATT
It encodes the following:
- a CDS encoding DUF4251 domain-containing protein; the encoded protein is MKSIVKVGAFLLLLTTFACASSKSHATPEELAALDKMLSNKQFKIEAKWAQPMASQGLNSIANAGLLPPGSTASRIDVSGSSGYLRMVGDSVKANLPFFGERQMGGYYDQDKAGIKFEGIPKNLSFSSNKKDTGKTIRFTISQESENFQVIAQLYPNGKARLAVSSSHRTNIWYQGNLSEYKEE
- a CDS encoding EamA family transporter, which gives rise to MAKSSNSALVILAFFAIYVIWGSTYLLNKIAVLELEPFMLASFRFTLAGLCIFLLAKIMGTSLRITKKQLLNTLIAGVLFLSIGNGLVVWALRYVDTGFAALEISSQPLIILLLMRILQGKKIQPMSVVGVVLGIIGIYLLVSQKQIIAQEESIVGMIMIFFCMFCWAYASLFVAKADLPTNYFVNTGYQMLFAGIVLSLMSLGFGEEWISPLAWSGEVQLAMVLLIFLGSIVAFTSFNYLLKAVSPEKVATSTYVNPIVALLLGWYFLDEQITLQSIIAAAILLTGVYFINTKKTLAIFERFKR
- a CDS encoding OmpA family protein produces the protein MKNIVLKGATAFLALTMIIGCDAIKNANNTQKGAAIGAGGGAVIGGVIGNNVGEGNTALGAIIGAVVGGAAGGYIGNRMDRQAERIEQEIPGAEVNRVGEGINVTFSGENGVYFDTNKSDVKGASATTLDKLAGIFMEYPKTNILVEGHTDSDGAADYNMGLSQRRAQAVTGYLVAKGISSGRFTTKWYGEEQPVESNDTASGKAANRRVELAIIASDELKEEAREQTEN